From the genome of Vicia villosa cultivar HV-30 ecotype Madison, WI linkage group LG2, Vvil1.0, whole genome shotgun sequence, one region includes:
- the LOC131651852 gene encoding probable polyamine transporter At1g31830 isoform X1: MKLRSTSYNRQQDFNTMGENPGSGSAYVAVGESASPKATNHLRKVSVVPLVFLIFYEVSGGPFGVEDTVKAAGPLLALLGFLVFPFIWSVPEALITAEMGTMFPENSGYVVWVSTALGPFWGFQQGWMKWLSGVIDNALYPVLFLDYLKSAIPVIGDGLPRVFATWGLTVVLTYLNYRGLTIVGFAAVCLGIFSLLPFVVMGFMSIPEMKPARWFEANLDDVNWNLYLNTLFWNLNYWDSISTLAGEVENPKKTLPKGLFFALILVVVAYFFPLLIGTGALPVQRELWTDGYFSEIAMVIGGVWLRWWLQAAAAMSNMGMFVAEMSSDSFQLLGMAERGMLPEFFTKRSRHGTPLAGILFSASGVLLLSWLSFQEIVAAENFLYCIGMILEFTAFILLKIKHPNAPRPYKVPGGTAGAIVMCIPPTVLICVVLAFSTLKVLVVSLIAMSVGLVMQPCLKYMEKKRWMKFSHSSELPDIVNGEHNHSLLG; encoded by the exons ATG AAATTGAGGAGTACATCATATAATAGACAACAAGATTTTAATACAATGGGGGAGAACCCCGGGAGTGGGAGCGCGTATGTTGCAGTAGGTGAATCGGCTTCCCCGAAGGCAACAAATCATCTGAGGAAAGTTTCAGTTGTGCCTCTTGTGTTTCTCATCTTCTATGAGGTATCTGGAGGACCTTTTGGTGTTGAGGATACTGTGAAAGCAGCTGGTCCTTTGTTAGCTTTACTTGGATTTTTGGTTTTTCCGTTCATATGGAGTGTTCCGGAAGCTTTGATTACGGCTGAAATGGGTACTATGTTTCCTGAAAATAGTGGTTACGTTGTTTGGGTTTCGACTGCTTTGGGTCCTTTTTGGGGGTTTCAGCAGGGTTGGATGAAGTGGCTTAGTGGTGTGATTGACAATGCTTTGTATCCTGTTTTGTTTCTTGATTATCTGAAGTCTGCGATTCCGGTTATAGGTGATGGTTTGCCTAGAGTTTTCGCGACGTGGGGTTTGACTGTGGTTCTCACTTACTTGAACTATAGGGGTTTGACCATTGTTGGGTTTGCTGCTGTTTGTTTAGGGATTTTCTCGCTGCTTCCTTTTGTTGTCATGGGGTTTATGTCGATTCCGGAAATGAAACCTGCGAGATGGTTTGAGGCAAATCTGGATGATGTTAATTGGAATTTGTATTTGAATACACTATTTTGGAATCTCAATTATTGGGACTCTATAAGCACTCTTGCTGGTGAAGTTGAAAATCCAAAGAAAACACTTCCGAAAGGTTTGTTTTTCGCGTTGATTCTGGTTGTTGTGGCGTACTTCTTTCCGCTTTTGATTGGTACAGGCGCTCTTCCTGTTCAGCGTGAGTTATGGACTGACGGTTACTTCTCGGAAATTGCTATGGTCATCGGAGGAGTGTGGTTGAGATGGTGGCTTCAAGCTGCAGCTGCaatgtcaaacatgggaatgTTTGTTGCTGAAATGAGCAGTGACTCCTTCCAGCTTCTAGGAATGGCTGAGAGAGGAATGTTGCCGGAGTTTTTCACCAAGAGGTCACGCCACGGAACGCCTCTTGCAGGAATACTTTTTTCAGCCTCTGGTGTACTTTTACTATCATGGCTGAGTTTTCAAGAAATTGTAGCTGCAGAAAACTTCCTGTACTGTATTGGTATGATTCTAGAGTTTACTGCATTCATATTGTTGAAGATCAAACACCCGAATGCACCCCGGCCTTACAAAGTACCAGGCGGAACGGCGGGAGCAATTGTTATGTGCATCCCTCCTACAGTATTGATCTGCGTGGTATTAGCTTTTTCAACCCTCAAAGTATTGGTTGTAAGCCTAATTGCTATGTCGGTTGGCCTTGTGATGCAGCCCTGTCTGAAATATATGGAGAAAAAGAGATGGATGAAGTTCTCACATAGTTCTGAGCTACCTGATATCGTCAACGGAGAGCATAATCACTCTCTGTTGGGATAG
- the LOC131651850 gene encoding protein NPG1-like codes for MESSEHERLSVREFRANGSSMITSEVEAKLDEGNIQEAESSLREGLSLNFEEARALLGKLEYQRGNVEGALRVFDGIDLQAAIQRLQPTLAEKPPVKKGRPRTESPSSVSQHAASLVLEAIYLKSKSQQKLGKFAEAANDCKQILDAVEKIFYQGILDFQVDNKLQEIVSHAVELLPELWKQGGFYDEAISAYRRALLSQWNLDNECCSRIQKSFVVFLLYSGVEASPPSLAVQIDGSYVPKNNLEEAILLLMILIRKFCNGKIKWDPSIMEHLTFAFSICSQTSVLAKQFEDLMPGVYHRIDRWNSLALCHFAAGKNVSALNLIRKSLHKHERPDDLTSLLLAAKICSEDPYLAGEGVGHAQKAFSNAHGPNEHLKGVALRMLGLCLGKQAKVASSDFERSRLQSKALESLEEATRLEKNNSDLIFELAVQYAKHRNLTAALRSARHFFNETGGSVIKAWILLALILSAQQRFPEAEVVTDAGLDQTARWEQGSLLKLKAKLKVSQLKPMDAIETYRYLLALVQAQRKSSGSFQISSKVDDDKVNEFDIWHGLANLYASLSHWKDAEICLQKARELKEYSAAILHTEGILFEGRGQNIEALNASINAVLVEPNHIPSKLLMSALIHKMGTKALPAARSMLSDALRIEPTNRMAWYYLGLVHKHDGRISDAADCFQAASMLEELDPIESFSNFF; via the exons ATGGAGTCCAGTGAGCATGAAAGGTTGTCGGTTAGAGAGTTTCGTGCAAATGGAAGCAGCATGAttacatcagaagttgaggccAAGCTTGATGAAGGAAATATTCAAGAGGCGGAATCTTCGTTGCGAGAAGGGTTGTCACTCAATTTCGAG GAAGCAAGGGCTCTTCTTGGGAAGTTGGAGTATCAGAGAGGTAATGTAGAAGGTGCTCTTCGTGTCTTTGATGGAATCGATCTCCAAGCTGCAATCCAGCGGTTGCAACCCACCTTGGCTGAAAAACCACCCGTCAAAAAAGGCCGCCCTCGTACAGAATCACCTTCTTCAGTCTCTCAacatgctgctagtttggtgcttGAAGCCATCTACTTAAAATCCAAGTCTCAACAAAAACTTGGAAAGTTTGCTG AAGCTGCTAATGACTGTAAACAGATTCTGGATGCCGTTGAGAAGATATTTTATCAGGGTATACTTGATTTTCAAGTGGACAACAAATTGCAAGAGATAGTCAGCCATGCAGTAGAGCTCCTTCCAGAGCTTTGGAAACAAGGTGGTTTCTACGATGAGGCAATCTCTGCTTATAGGCGTGCCCTTCTTAGTCAATGGAACCTTGATAATGAATGTTGTTCAAGAATTCAGAAATCGTTCGTTGTTTTTCTTCTGTACAGTGGTGTGGAGGCAAGTCCACCCAGTTTAGCAGTTCAGATTGACGGTTCTTATGTGCCTAAGAATAATCTCGAAGAGGCGATTCTGCTTTTAATGATTCTTATAAGGAAGTTTTGTAATGGCAAGATAAAATGGGATCCTTCAATCATGGAACACCTAACTTTTGCATTTTCTATATGTAGCCAAACTTCCGTTTTAGCAAAGCAATTTGAAGACTTGATGCCTGGAGTATACCATCGTATCGATCGTTGGAATTCTTTAGCTTTATGTCATTTTGCAGCTGGAAAAAATGTCAGTGCTTTGAATCTGATAAGAAAGTCGTTGCACAAACACGAACGGCCAGATGACCTTACATCGTTGTTATTAGCTGCCAAGATCTGCAGTGAGGATCCGTATCTTGCTGGCGAGGGAGTCGGCCATGCACAGAAAGCATTCAGTAATGCTCATGGTCCGAATGAGCATTTAAAAGGTGTTGCTCTTCGGATGTTGGGACTTTGTCTTGGAAAGCAAGCTAAGGTTGCTTCCTCGGACTTCGAGAGGTCTCGGCTTCAGTCCAAAGCTCTGGAATCATTAGAGGAGGCAACTAGATTGGAGAAAAACAATTCTGATCTGATTTTTGAGTTGGCTGTTCAGTACGCGAAGCATCGGAATTTGACTGCTGCTTTGCGTTCCGCTCGGCATTTCTTCAATGAAACCGGCGGCTCTGTAATCAAAGCTTGGATATTGCTTGCTCTGATTTTGTCTGCACAGCAAAGATTTCCGGAAGCTGAAGTGGTGACAGATGCTGGTTTAGATCAGACTGCAAGATGGGAGCAGGGGTCTCTACTTAAGCTTAAAGCAAAGCTGAAGGTCTCCCAATTAAAACCGATGGATGCTATTGAAACTTATCGCTACCTTCTTGCATTGGTTCAAGCCCAGAGGAAATCCTCCGGGTCTTTCCAAATTAGTTCAAAG GTTGACGATGATAAAGTTAATGAATTCGATATTTGGCACGGTCTTGCAAATTTGTATGCCAGCCTTTCTCATTGGAAGGATGCTGAAATCTGTTTGCAAAAGGCCAGGGAGTTGAAGGAGTACTCTGCAGCAATTTTGCACACGGAAG GTATTTTGTTCGAAGGACGCGGCCAGAATATAGAAGCTCTCAATGCTTCTATTAATGCTGTACTAGTTGAACCAAACCACATTCCTAGCAAACTCTTAATGAGCGCTTTGATTCACAAAATGGGTACGAAGGCGTTGCCTGCTGCAAGAAGCATGCTGTCTGATGCGCTTAGAATAGAACCAACCAACCGGATGGCTTGGTATTACTTAGGATTGGTTCACAAGCACGATGGCCGAATCAGTGATGCTGCGGACTGCTTCCAGGCAGCTTCCATGCTGGAAGAGTTAGATCCCATTGAAAGTTTCAgcaattttttttga
- the LOC131651852 gene encoding probable polyamine transporter At1g31830 isoform X2, which produces MGENPGSGSAYVAVGESASPKATNHLRKVSVVPLVFLIFYEVSGGPFGVEDTVKAAGPLLALLGFLVFPFIWSVPEALITAEMGTMFPENSGYVVWVSTALGPFWGFQQGWMKWLSGVIDNALYPVLFLDYLKSAIPVIGDGLPRVFATWGLTVVLTYLNYRGLTIVGFAAVCLGIFSLLPFVVMGFMSIPEMKPARWFEANLDDVNWNLYLNTLFWNLNYWDSISTLAGEVENPKKTLPKGLFFALILVVVAYFFPLLIGTGALPVQRELWTDGYFSEIAMVIGGVWLRWWLQAAAAMSNMGMFVAEMSSDSFQLLGMAERGMLPEFFTKRSRHGTPLAGILFSASGVLLLSWLSFQEIVAAENFLYCIGMILEFTAFILLKIKHPNAPRPYKVPGGTAGAIVMCIPPTVLICVVLAFSTLKVLVVSLIAMSVGLVMQPCLKYMEKKRWMKFSHSSELPDIVNGEHNHSLLG; this is translated from the coding sequence ATGGGGGAGAACCCCGGGAGTGGGAGCGCGTATGTTGCAGTAGGTGAATCGGCTTCCCCGAAGGCAACAAATCATCTGAGGAAAGTTTCAGTTGTGCCTCTTGTGTTTCTCATCTTCTATGAGGTATCTGGAGGACCTTTTGGTGTTGAGGATACTGTGAAAGCAGCTGGTCCTTTGTTAGCTTTACTTGGATTTTTGGTTTTTCCGTTCATATGGAGTGTTCCGGAAGCTTTGATTACGGCTGAAATGGGTACTATGTTTCCTGAAAATAGTGGTTACGTTGTTTGGGTTTCGACTGCTTTGGGTCCTTTTTGGGGGTTTCAGCAGGGTTGGATGAAGTGGCTTAGTGGTGTGATTGACAATGCTTTGTATCCTGTTTTGTTTCTTGATTATCTGAAGTCTGCGATTCCGGTTATAGGTGATGGTTTGCCTAGAGTTTTCGCGACGTGGGGTTTGACTGTGGTTCTCACTTACTTGAACTATAGGGGTTTGACCATTGTTGGGTTTGCTGCTGTTTGTTTAGGGATTTTCTCGCTGCTTCCTTTTGTTGTCATGGGGTTTATGTCGATTCCGGAAATGAAACCTGCGAGATGGTTTGAGGCAAATCTGGATGATGTTAATTGGAATTTGTATTTGAATACACTATTTTGGAATCTCAATTATTGGGACTCTATAAGCACTCTTGCTGGTGAAGTTGAAAATCCAAAGAAAACACTTCCGAAAGGTTTGTTTTTCGCGTTGATTCTGGTTGTTGTGGCGTACTTCTTTCCGCTTTTGATTGGTACAGGCGCTCTTCCTGTTCAGCGTGAGTTATGGACTGACGGTTACTTCTCGGAAATTGCTATGGTCATCGGAGGAGTGTGGTTGAGATGGTGGCTTCAAGCTGCAGCTGCaatgtcaaacatgggaatgTTTGTTGCTGAAATGAGCAGTGACTCCTTCCAGCTTCTAGGAATGGCTGAGAGAGGAATGTTGCCGGAGTTTTTCACCAAGAGGTCACGCCACGGAACGCCTCTTGCAGGAATACTTTTTTCAGCCTCTGGTGTACTTTTACTATCATGGCTGAGTTTTCAAGAAATTGTAGCTGCAGAAAACTTCCTGTACTGTATTGGTATGATTCTAGAGTTTACTGCATTCATATTGTTGAAGATCAAACACCCGAATGCACCCCGGCCTTACAAAGTACCAGGCGGAACGGCGGGAGCAATTGTTATGTGCATCCCTCCTACAGTATTGATCTGCGTGGTATTAGCTTTTTCAACCCTCAAAGTATTGGTTGTAAGCCTAATTGCTATGTCGGTTGGCCTTGTGATGCAGCCCTGTCTGAAATATATGGAGAAAAAGAGATGGATGAAGTTCTCACATAGTTCTGAGCTACCTGATATCGTCAACGGAGAGCATAATCACTCTCTGTTGGGATAG
- the LOC131651853 gene encoding uncharacterized protein LOC131651853: MRIRKNAKLSPLLHTCSSSLLQNGSFPVQTHVCQLNQSPWDVIPFHSNNSIQFQDEPTFKTENFHTDESVAAMMDTEHVLEEDNTDKVVNINNNGADKDLKSHGIVAGPPRRARGRPKKTVGLSSNNNNNNNNEFYYYSGFGPLWGKRRGDSDNKNGGITLGLSEDKVNVGVNVDSCYSEMDYVDDYDYDDYSDDDNGKRRMRKPVKERSLKSLM, encoded by the exons ATGAGGATTCGTAAAAACGCCAAGCTTTCCCCTCTTCTACACACTTGCTCTTCTTCATTGCTCCAAAACGGTTCATTTCCAGTTCAAACGCACGTTTGTCAGCTTAACCAGTCTCCATGGGATGTGATCCCCTTTCACTCCAACAACTCAATCCAG TTTCAAGATGAACCTACCTTCAAAACTGAGAATTTCCATACTGATGAAAG TGTTGCGGCCATGATGGATACTGAACATGTGCTTGAGGAGGATAATACTGATAAGGTGGTTAATATTAATAACAATGGTGCTGACAAAGATTTGAAGAGCCACGGCATTGTTGCGGGGCCGCCGCGGCGCGCGAGAGGCCGACCAAAGAAAACGGTGGGTTTGAGTtcgaataataataacaataataacaatgagttttattattattctggATTTGGTCCGTTGTGGGGAAAGAGAAGAGGCGATAGTGATAATAAAAATGGTGGTATAACATTAGGTTTGAGTGAGGATAAGGTTAATGTTGGTGTTAATGTCGATTCTTGTTATTCGGAGATGGATtatgttgatgattatgattatgatgaTTATAGCGATGATGATAATGGGAAGAGAAGAATGAGGAAACCGGTGAAAGAAAGGTCATTGAAATCGTTAATGTGA
- the LOC131651854 gene encoding uncharacterized protein LOC131651854 isoform X2, with product MTKRGRKTKVSDLLKTPSPAASPTESSPKSPIFTRAASTSKGVKRVAAALTTTTSPPRSTHKAPNNISDLKSLASSSINDLKRRIDRSHSEILKDLEASHSRLHKRFKSQGCQQATEEAEKDYKKLSERITESRDAMKASYEEFMVDAQATASRACKTSITELSQKFEKAIDSLRNRHGITSK from the exons atgacgAAGAGAGGAAGAAAAACCAAAGTTTCCGATCTTCTGAAAACACCGTCGCCGGCAGCTTCTCCGACGGAAAGTTCTCCGAAATCGCCAATCTTCACGAGAGCAGCTTCTACATCCAAAGGCGTGAAGAGAGTAGCCGCCGCTCTTACCACCACCACTTCACCACCTCGCAGTACTCACAAAGCTCCGAACAACATCTCTGACCTCAAGAGCCTCGCGTCTTCAAGCATTAACGATCTCAAACGCCGGATCGATCGCTCTCACTCTGAGATCCTCAAGGATCTCGAGGCTTCTCATTCGCGCCTCCACAAGCGTTTCAAG AGTCAAGGATGCCAGCAAGCAACGGAAGAAGCTGAAAAGGATTACAAGAAATTGTCTGAGCGGATTACGGAAAGCCGAGATGCAATGAAG gcTTCTTATGAAGAATTTATGGTTGATGCACAGGCTACAGCATCCCGTG CATGCAAAACTTCTATAACTGAGCTTTCGCAGAAGTTTGAGAAGGCTATTGACTCTCTTCGAAACCGTCATGGCATTACATCTAAGTAG
- the LOC131651851 gene encoding uncharacterized protein LOC131651851: MGKGNPQKSGTGGDLHAAARSGDLISVQSILISNPLSVNSRDKHSRTPLHLAAFAGQTEVVSYLCKNKADVGASAMDDMAAIHFAAQKGHLEVVRALVSAGASFKAATRKGMTPLHFASQGSHLELVKYLAKKGASLGVKTKAGKTPLDLATNDEVRNFLEGFVNSDKNGESKNGDKAEESNPNVAEESDPKESEESSPKAAEESDPKASSSLGSKGDEPPAAAVDEEDGEKEKRKFNENDAIEDSSKPKKARVKLSHLQSSDDVEEEES, encoded by the exons atgGGTAAAGGTAATCCACAGAAATCTGGTACCGGCGGCGACCTTCATGCGGCGGCAAGGTCCGGCGATCTCATATCAGTTCAGTCAATTTTGATTTCAAATCCATTGTCCGTCAATTCCAGAGATAAGCATTCCAGAACACC ACTACATTTAGCAGCATTTGCTGGGCAAACTGAGGTAGTCAGTTACCTCTGCAAGAACAAGGCTGATGTTGGTGCTTCCGCTATGGACGACATGGCTGCAATACATTTTGCGGcacaaaagggtcatttagaagTTGTTAGGGCTCTGGTTTCGGCTGGTGCCTCTTTTAAAGCCGCTACTCGGAAAGGCATGACACCATTGCACTTTGCTTCTCAAGGTTCCCATCTGGAGCTTGTCAAGTATTTGGCTAAGAAAGGGGCGAGTCTCGGTGTTAAGACAAAGGCGGGAAAGACTCCGTTGGATCTTGCTACCAATGATGAAGTACGCAATTTTCTGGAGGGGTTTGTGAATTCAGATAAGAATGGAGAATCGAAAAATGGAGATAAAGCCGAAGAATCCAATCCAAATGTAGCTGAAGAATCTGATCCGAAAGAAAGTGAAGAATCTAGTCCAAAGGCAGCTGAAGAATCTGACCCAAAGGCATCCTCCTCTTTGGGATCCAAAGGTGATGAACCTCCTGCAGCTGCTGTTGATGAAGAAGACGGAGAAAAAGAGAAGAGGAAGTTTAATGAGAATGATGCAATAGAAGACTCATCAAAACCAAAAAAGGCAAGAGTTAAGCTAAGCCACCTTCAAAGCTCCGATGATGTCGAAGAAGAAGAAAGCTGA
- the LOC131651854 gene encoding uncharacterized protein LOC131651854 isoform X1: protein MTKRGRKTKVSDLLKTPSPAASPTESSPKSPIFTRAASTSKGVKRVAAALTTTTSPPRSTHKAPNNISDLKSLASSSINDLKRRIDRSHSEILKDLEASHSRLHKRFKMQSQGCQQATEEAEKDYKKLSERITESRDAMKASYEEFMVDAQATASRACKTSITELSQKFEKAIDSLRNRHGITSK from the exons atgacgAAGAGAGGAAGAAAAACCAAAGTTTCCGATCTTCTGAAAACACCGTCGCCGGCAGCTTCTCCGACGGAAAGTTCTCCGAAATCGCCAATCTTCACGAGAGCAGCTTCTACATCCAAAGGCGTGAAGAGAGTAGCCGCCGCTCTTACCACCACCACTTCACCACCTCGCAGTACTCACAAAGCTCCGAACAACATCTCTGACCTCAAGAGCCTCGCGTCTTCAAGCATTAACGATCTCAAACGCCGGATCGATCGCTCTCACTCTGAGATCCTCAAGGATCTCGAGGCTTCTCATTCGCGCCTCCACAAGCGTTTCAAG ATGCAGAGTCAAGGATGCCAGCAAGCAACGGAAGAAGCTGAAAAGGATTACAAGAAATTGTCTGAGCGGATTACGGAAAGCCGAGATGCAATGAAG gcTTCTTATGAAGAATTTATGGTTGATGCACAGGCTACAGCATCCCGTG CATGCAAAACTTCTATAACTGAGCTTTCGCAGAAGTTTGAGAAGGCTATTGACTCTCTTCGAAACCGTCATGGCATTACATCTAAGTAG